The Cynocephalus volans isolate mCynVol1 chromosome 2, mCynVol1.pri, whole genome shotgun sequence genome window below encodes:
- the INPP5J gene encoding phosphatidylinositol 4,5-bisphosphate 5-phosphatase A isoform X3, which translates to MPLPLPKPPRSPSRSPNRSPCVPLASEMALPKPGTQGAGPGRCLSPNLQDQEAPALVTTSPSTSTSSSSSWSAQPTCKSDPGFRITVVTWNVGTAMPPDDVMSLLHLGSGDDSDGADMIAIGLQEVNSMINKRLKDALFTDQWSELFMDALGPFNFVLVSTVRMQGVILLLFAKYYHLPFLRDVQTDCTRTGLGGYWGNKGGVSVRLAAFGHMLCFLNCHLPAHMDKAEQRKDDFQTILSLQQFQGPGAQGILDHDLVFWFGDLNFRIESYDLHFVKFAIDSNQLHQLWEKDQLNMAKNTWPILKGFQEGPLNFAPTFKFDVGTNKYDTSAKKRKPAWTDRILWKVKALGGGPSPSGRESHRLQVTQHSYRSHMEYTVSDHKPVAAQFVLHFAFRDDVPLVRLEVTDEWVRPEQAVARYRMETVFARSSWDWIGLYRVTFSEESLPKGHGDFILGYYSHNHSILIGVTEPFQISLPTSELASSSTDSSGTSSEGEDDSTMELLAPKSRSPSPGKSKRHRSRSPGLARFPSLALRPSSRERRGASRSPSPQSRRLPRVAPNRGNDGGSRGSSEEGPPGPGPWVFPPAVPRRLGLLPSLRLETVDSHGGGSWGPDQEALSPESLSPSPQGRQGLEEGGLGP; encoded by the exons ATGCCCCTACCTCTGCCCAAGCCACCTCGATCTCCCAGCCGCTCCCCCAACCGCTCTCCCTGTGTTCCCCTGGCCTCTGAGATGGCCCTCCCCAAGCCTGGCACCCAGGGTGCAGGGCCTGGCAGGTGCCTGAGCCCCAACCTTCAGGACCAAGAAGCCCCAGCCCTGGTCACCACCTCCCCTTCTACATCCACCTCGTCGTCCTCCTCTTGGTCAGCTCAGCCTACTTGCAAGAGCGACCCTGGCTTCCG GATCACTGTGGTCACATGGAACGTGGGCACTGCCATGCCCCCAGACGATGTCATGTCCCTCCTCCACCTGGGcagtggtgatgacagtgacggCGCAGACATGATCGCCATAGG GTTGCAGGAAGTAAACTCCATGATCAACAAGCGGCTCAAGGACGCTCTTTTCACTGACCAGTGGAGCGAGCTCTTCATGGACGCGCTGGGGCCCTTCAACTTTGTGCTG GTGAGTACTGTGAGGATGCAGGGCGTCATCCTGCTGCTGTTCGCCAAGTACTACCACCTGCCCTTCCTGCGGGACGTGCAGACCGATTGCACGCGCACTGGCCTGGGTGGCTACTGG GGTAACAAAGGCGGAGTGAGCGTGCGCTTGGCGGCCTTCGGGCACATGCTCTGCTTCCTGAACTGCCACTTACCCGCACATATGGACAAGGCGGAGCAGCGCAAGGACGACTTCCAGACCATCCTCAGCCTCCAGCAATTCCAGGGGCCGGGTGCACAAGGCATTCTGGATCACGA CCTCGTGTTCTGGTTCGGGGACCTGAACTTCCGCATCGAGAGCTACGACTTGCACTTCGTCAAGTTTGCCATCGACAGCAACCAGCTCCATCAGCTCTGGGAGAAGGACCAG CTCAACATGGCCAAGAATACCTGGCCCATCTTGAAGGGCTTCCAGGAGGGGCCCCTCAACTTTGCTCCCACCTTCAAGTTTGATGTGGGTACAAACAAATATGACACCAG CGCCAAGAAGCGGAAGCCAGCCTGGACGGACCGTATCCTGTGGAAGGTCAAGGCTCTAGGTGGGGGTCCCAGCCCCTCAGGACGGGAGAGCCACCGGCTCCAGGTGACCCAGCACAGCTACCGCAGCCACATGGAATACACTGTCAGTGACCACAAGCCCGTGGCCGCCCAGTTTGTCCTGCAT TTTGCCTTCAGGGACGACGTGCCACTGGTACGGCTGGAGGTGACAGATGAGTGGGTGCGGCCAGAGCAGGCTGTGGCGAGGTACCGCATGGAAACAGTGTTCGCTCGCAGCTCCTGGGACTGGATCGGCTTGTACCGG GTGACATTCAGTGAGGAATCACTGCCCAAGGGCCATGGAGACTTCATCCTGGGCTATTATAGCCACAATCACAGCATCCTCATTGGTGTCACTGAACCCTTCCAG ATCTCACTGCCCACCTCGGAGTTGGCCAGCAGCAGTACAGACAGCTCAGGCACCAGCTCGGAGGGTGAGGATGACAGCACAATGGAGCTGCTAGCACCCAAGTCCCGCAGTCCCAGCCCTGGCAAATCCAAGCGACACCGTAGCCGCAGCCCGGGCCTGGCCCGTTTTCCCAGTCTTGCCCTACGGCCTTCATCCCGGGAACGTCGTGGTGCCAGCCGTAGCCCCTCACCCCAGAGCCGCCGCCTGCCCCGGGTGGCTCCCAACAGGGGCAATGACGGTGGCAGCCGGGGCAGTAGTGAGGAGGGGCCCCCTGGGCCTGGCCCCTGGGTCTTCCCACCAGCTGTGCCTAGAAGGCTGGGTCTGCTGCCTTCCTTGCGCCTGGAGACTGTAGACTCTCATGGTGGTGGCTCCTGGGGACCTGATCAGGAGGCCCTGTCCCCTGAAAGcctgtcccccagcccccagggcCGGCAGGGACTGGAAGAAGGGGGCCTGGGGCCCTGA